The segment CTTTCACCATGCTCGCCATCGGCGTCAACGCCGACAGCCTCGCAGGCTGGTTCCTGCAGGCCGTCAAACCGTTCCTGAAGCGCCACCCAGTGGTGCTCGACCTTTTGATGGACGATCAGGACTACACCCACGAACTGATGCGCAACGGTCATGTCGCGGGCTGCGTCAGCACCCGCGCCCAGGCCGTTCAGGGCAGCGAATGCCGGCTGCTCGGCCACGTCCGCTATCTGTGCCTGGCCACGCCGGCGTTCCGCGACAGGTTTTTTTCCAGCGGCATGACGCCCGAGGCGCTGTCGGCCGCTCCGGCCATCCTCTATGACCGTAAAAAGGATGACATGCATCATCAGTTCCTGTCCGGCACGCTGGGATTCACCGGGCACTTCCCGGCCTTCGCCCTGCCCACTCCGGAAGGCTTTCTCGACTACACCCGGGAGGGACTGGCCTACAGCCTGCAGCCAGAACTGATGCTGGCCGACGATCTGGACACGGGCCGGCTTGTCGATCTGTGCCCGGGGCTCTGGATGGACATGCCGATGTACTGGCACCACTGGCGCATCGAATCGAATCTGATCAGCGAAATAGAGGAAACACTCGTCGAGTTTGCGCTCGCGCATCTTCGGCAACCGTGAACCCTTGACAGGCGGCACGCCCGGGAGGAATATCGCTGCCCCCACCTCGCATGGAGATATCATGAGCGAACGTGTTATCGACTGGGCGCATCTCGAGCGCGAGGCGCGTGCCGCCGCCGCCCGCGCCTATGTGCCATACAGCCGCTTTGCCGTCGGCGCGGCGATTCTCACCGCCGACGGCCGGGTGTTCACCGGATGCAATGTGGAGAACGCCTCCTTCGGCCTGACCAACTGCGCCGAACGGACCGCCGTATTCACCTCGCGCGCCAGCGGCGATACCTCCGACATCCTCGCGGTGTGCGTCTACACCCCGACCGACGAACCCACCCCGCCCTGCGGCGCCTGTCGGCAAGTGCTCAACGAATTCGGTCCAACCATGCGGGTGCGCACCATCTGCCGTACCGAGCAGCGCGTCGACACCACTCTGGACACACTGCTGCCGGGGGCGTTCGGGCCTCGCAACCTCGACACAGCGGGCAACGGATAAGCGACAGGACGTGGCGGAGTCCGCCGCGTTTTCACAACGTTTCGTCTCGCCCCGCCCTGCCGCTGGCCGCTATTGACCTGGTCTTGATAACGGCCAGCGGCAGCATCCACGGTACGTTGTGCTGGCTCACCCCATTCCGAACCGGAAACCTGCGCGCCGATGAGCGTGGAACTCGCCGCCGCGTCGCCGCAAGCGTGGTTGAGAGGCAAAAAAAACGCCGGGGTGGATCATCCCGGCGTGCAGCAAATAGAGAGAATAGACTACAGGAACTTCAGAAAAACCCGTTGATCGGGAGCACGTGGCCGCCCTCCCTTCCCAACGCACTGCATAAAGAACCCGGCGCCAAGCCACGCTTCCAGCACGGCGCCCGATCCCCTATATCCTTTCATGCTCAGCTGTTGCGCTCGGCCACGCTGCCCGCGTGCGCGGCAATCAGTTCGACGCTTCCAACCTCCACGGGCTGTCCCGCGTTGCCACAGATCAGCGCCTTGCCGGGGGCGTTCGGCGCCTGGCCGCAGCTGACCGCATCGGCCAGCAGCCGGGCATTCGGCTGCAAGGCGTGACCAACCGACACGGTCAGTACGGCAAAGAAACCGGCGGAAATCACGGTGCCGGCGGCGACGGCCAGCAGATCAATCGTCTTCATGATGCGTTCCTCTTGCTGGTGAGTATTGCACTGTACCTTGCATAACACGAATCTGATTTCGAGCGTGCTTGCATTTCATCTGCCGTCAGCATAATGAAAGATACCTTGTAGTGCAAGGTATCTTTCATAGGAACCTACCTTGCATAGACAGAAATACAACACCGGGTGGGAGACATCACGATCACTCATGTCTTACCTGACCGCCTCCACCCGCAAAAAGTTCCTTTTCGCGGGTGGAGCGTCATCATTTCATCACCCCCCATCTCCAACCTGCCCGATTCGCCAGTCCCCCCGCGCCTGAAATCGACTAACACGAAATGGAGCGACGCCCGAAATGTTCACGAGTCCAGTCAGGAGATCCCATGAAAACCGTACTTGTCGTCGGAGCGACAGGCCTGATCGGCTCTCATGTCGTGCAAGCCGCGCAAACCCGCGTCAGGGTATTGCAAGCCGCCTACAGCCAGGCGCCTCTCAGGGTGGACATCACGTCCACCGATTCGCTACGCTCGCTTCTTGCCCGCGCGGGCAAGGTCGACGCCATCATCTGCACGGCGGGCAAAGCCCGTTTCGCCCCTTGGGACAGCGTGCGTGACGAGGACTGGGCACATGCCCTGGCCAACAAGCTGATGGGACAGATCAATCTGGTTCGCTTCGGCGCAGCCAGCATCCGCCCGGGCGGCGCCATCACCCTGACCACCGGCACGCTGGCGCACCAGCCAATGACCGGCAGCACCATCATCGCGTCGGTCAATGCGGCGCTGGAAGCCTTTGTGCGGGCCGCGGCGCTGGAGATTGGAAATCACGTCAGAATCAATGCCGTTTCGCCAGGCTGGCTGAGCGAAACGCTCGAGGCGCTGGGCATGGATCCGGCGGACGGTCTGCCGGCAAGCGAAGCCGCCAAGATTTATTTGCGTCAGATCGAACAAGGCGAGGCCGGAACGATCGCCATCGCCGCGAAGACACCCCGGCCGCACTAGATCGGCGAACGCGGGATGATGCTAGAATCAGGCCGTCTTCGCCACAGGACCCGCCATGTCCAAACGCAGTCTGCACTTGCGTCCCCTCTCGCCGACGGCCAATTCGAAACGCCACTGGCGTTTCTTTCCGATGCCATTCCCTTTTACGAGGCGCCGGGCGATAGACACGTGCGCCGGCTGCGGAACGGCGCCAACCCTTCGCGCTTCAACGAAATCATCGACGAGGATCCGCAAATGCGCCGGTATTTGGAAAGATGGCGCGCCCTTCCTGACGGACCGCCCGGCGTCGAGGTTTTTGACGAACTGGCCGCAGGACACCGCGGCCCGGACACCAGAGGCACTCATGCGATCGGAGACAGTCGCCCTGGCGCGAGGAATGAGGCGATGCCGGGCACGGCCGGTCGGCGGTGCCCGGGAGCGGCACTGACGGCCGCCCGAGGAAACGTCTTTCGGCTTACAAGCTGCGCTCGGCGGCTTCCACCGTCTGCTCGATGAGCGTCGCGATGGTCATCGGGCCGACACCGCCGGGCACCGGCGTGTAGGCCGAGCAGCGCTCGGCGACGGCCGACAACTCGATGTCGCCCACGCCGCCCGGATGATAACCCGCATCGACCACCACCGCGCCGTCCTTGATCCATGCGCCCTTGATGAACTGCGGCTTGCCCACCGCGCCGACCACGATATCGGCCGTCCGCACATAGGATTCGAGATCCTGGGTGCGGGAATGGCAAATCGTGACGGTGGCGTTGGCGTTGAGCAGCATCATCGCCACCGGCTTGCCGAGGATGGGACTGCGACCGACCACCACGGCGTGACGGCCGGCCAGTTCGATACCGTAATGTTTGAGCAGACGCATGATGCCGGCCGGCGTCGCCGAGCCATACGCCCTCTCGCCCATCGCCATGCGGCCGAAACCGAGCACGGTGACGCCGTCCACATCCTTTTCCAGGGCGATGCGGTCAAAACAGCGGCGCTCGTCGATTTGCGCCGGCACCGGATGCTGGAGCAGGATGCCATGCACGTCCGGATTGGCGTTCAGCCGGTCGATTTCGGCAAGCAGCGCTTCCGTCGTGGTCGAGGCGGGCAGCACGACCTTGAGCGACTCCATGCCGACACGGCGGCAAGCGTCGCCTTTCATCTTGACGTAGGTGGCGGAGGCCGGATCGTCGCCGACCAGGATGGTCGCCAGAATCGGGGACACGCCATTCGAGCGCTGCTTGACGGCGGCGACCCGCACGGCGAGTTCGGCTTCGATCTGGCGCGAAAGCGCCTTGCCATCGAGAACGGTCACTGACATCTCTTTCCTTTCAAAGACTTCATATCAAGAAAAATCCCCCGGGTGCGGCTCGGGGGATTTTTGTGCATCGGGCTTAACCAACCCATTTCCTGGCGCTGGCGAACATGCGGAACCAGGCGCCGTTCTCACCCCAGTCTTCCGGGTGCCAACTGTTCTGCACGGTGCGGAACACGCGCTCCGGGTGCGGCATCATGATGGTGAAGCGCCCGTCCCCGGTGGTCACGCCGGTGATACCCTGGGGCGAGCCGTTGGGATTGAGCGGATAGGTTTCCGTCGGACGGCTGTCGAAGTCGATATAGCGCAGCGCGACGC is part of the Paludibacterium paludis genome and harbors:
- a CDS encoding LysR family transcriptional regulator ArgP, with product MLDPKLLEALQAVVECGGFEKAAQRLFLTQSAVSQRIKLLEERLGQPVVTRTSPIDTTVAGRRLLRHFHQLSLMEKDLLDTLQVTRTDSAFTMLAIGVNADSLAGWFLQAVKPFLKRHPVVLDLLMDDQDYTHELMRNGHVAGCVSTRAQAVQGSECRLLGHVRYLCLATPAFRDRFFSSGMTPEALSAAPAILYDRKKDDMHHQFLSGTLGFTGHFPAFALPTPEGFLDYTREGLAYSLQPELMLADDLDTGRLVDLCPGLWMDMPMYWHHWRIESNLISEIEETLVEFALAHLRQP
- a CDS encoding cytidine deaminase, giving the protein MSERVIDWAHLEREARAAAARAYVPYSRFAVGAAILTADGRVFTGCNVENASFGLTNCAERTAVFTSRASGDTSDILAVCVYTPTDEPTPPCGACRQVLNEFGPTMRVRTICRTEQRVDTTLDTLLPGAFGPRNLDTAGNG
- a CDS encoding short chain dehydrogenase: MKTVLVVGATGLIGSHVVQAAQTRVRVLQAAYSQAPLRVDITSTDSLRSLLARAGKVDAIICTAGKARFAPWDSVRDEDWAHALANKLMGQINLVRFGAASIRPGGAITLTTGTLAHQPMTGSTIIASVNAALEAFVRAAALEIGNHVRINAVSPGWLSETLEALGMDPADGLPASEAAKIYLRQIEQGEAGTIAIAAKTPRPH
- the folD gene encoding bifunctional methylenetetrahydrofolate dehydrogenase/methenyltetrahydrofolate cyclohydrolase FolD; the encoded protein is MSVTVLDGKALSRQIEAELAVRVAAVKQRSNGVSPILATILVGDDPASATYVKMKGDACRRVGMESLKVVLPASTTTEALLAEIDRLNANPDVHGILLQHPVPAQIDERRCFDRIALEKDVDGVTVLGFGRMAMGERAYGSATPAGIMRLLKHYGIELAGRHAVVVGRSPILGKPVAMMLLNANATVTICHSRTQDLESYVRTADIVVGAVGKPQFIKGAWIKDGAVVVDAGYHPGGVGDIELSAVAERCSAYTPVPGGVGPMTIATLIEQTVEAAERSL